The Oryzias latipes chromosome 1, ASM223467v1 genome contains a region encoding:
- the LOC101167681 gene encoding syntaxin-3-like: protein MKDRLAQLKEKSDAGGEDVAVPVENEAFMNDFFAQAEDIRTSIDKIDESVTEIKKLYSSILSAPTPDQKTQDDVEALTNEIKKSANNARNKLKTIERQLESNTDERASADLRIRKSQHAILAKKFVEVMTKYNEAQVDFRDKSKGRIARQLEITGKTTTDEELEEMLEGGNSAVFTAGIMESKISQQALNEIEARHKDIMRLESSIKELHDMFVDIAMLVENQGGMIERIESNMDQSVGFVERAVADTKKAAKFQQEARRKQMMISCCCVILAIILGSFVYSFFK, encoded by the exons ATGAAGGATCGACTAGCACAACTTAAAGAG AAGAGTGATGCAGGTGGAGAAGACGTTGCGGTTCCCGTGGAGAACGAGGCCTTCATGAATGACTTCTTTGCTCAG GCTGAAGATATCCGCACCAGTATTGACAAGATAGATGAgagtgttacagaaatcaaaaaactttaCTCCAGCATCTTATCAGCCCCAACGCCAGACCAAA aaacaCAGGATGATGTTGAAGCTCTTACGAATGAGATCAAAAAGTCAGCCAACAATGCAAGAAACAAGCTGAAGA CCATTGAGCGTCAACTTGAGTCAAACACAGATGAACGCGCCTCAGCTGACCTCAGAATACGCAAGTCACAG CATGCAATTCTGGCAAAGAAGTTTGTAGAGGTCATGACAAAATACAACGAGGCTCAAGTGGACTTCAGGGACAAAAGCAAAGGACGAATCGCCCGCCAGCTGGAGATCA CGGGAAAAACCACAACGGATGAGGAGCTGGAAGAGATGTTGGAAGGAGGCAATTCTGCCGTCTTTACTGCTGGG ATAATGGAGTCTAAGATCAGTCAGCAGGCCCTGAATGAGATTGAGGCTCGGCACAAGGACATCATGAGGCTTGAAAGCAGCATTAAAGAACTGCATGACATGTTTGTGGATATTGCCATGCTGGTCGAGAATCAG GGTGGCATGATTGAAAGAATTGAAAGTAACATGGACCAGTCGGTGGGTTTTGTTGAGAGAGCTGTGGCTGACACCAAGAAGGCAGCTAAATTCCAGCAGGAGGCACGCAGG AAACAAATGATGATCTCCTGCTGCTGCGTGATTCTCGCTATTATCCTTGGCTCATTTGTCTACAGCTTCTTTAAATAG